In the uncultured Methanobacterium sp. genome, one interval contains:
- a CDS encoding DUF1616 domain-containing protein, producing MKLSSQKDLLLIIILSAAVLVMSWLKLIKGYPLSLLPTILVLLLPGYAIITSIWPSDEKMGWTLRLGLGFVLGLIFILFLPLIFSSLKWSFLTGYLNQILLILAIVFSLIAMARRKEPADEMEPIRRDAQLTLEESIERATLMRQKAEQDANEYEDHYEGDERYYEDEYYEEETPEGEEDTPEEYYYEYDEGLEDEAQGESEEEPSEEIEEKAGEEIGDEPVEELGEEPEEELVDESGEEIKEKPADTEPQKYQDLKKEKPLQYERIKDKYPFDEDKYPPNEDKYISEDYVSEDHEYPPEEEDHPSPEQPKGVPLRVEEAVKTSPTDYEAEMDKPVWENEAPEKKSGFRNWDLVMILFLSGISLLFLYFNPLKSNTTSIIFFILLLFILGYAGLTIIFPDKSRASSRNLLVTTMIIAIILFFMSFLAWNMHLLPSMPKFLVQIMFVASVLLSAGAFIRKWRTIHDHEIPAEEPEEISHEEYFEGQGESFIEEEESFEEQEKELKPQEEAEEPLEIEEVPKRDETPLKEPAETEELTPSEEARKETLRKLQTIGTSVKTDSGIVAESGIISEREIKKAPPTFKPRNYHLDIILVAAITLLTVAFVLIPPLNKTFVRTILGILLVLFIPGYTLIAALFPKWGDLDGIERAALSFGLSIAVTPLIGLALNYTPWGIRLDPILISLTIFTLAMCAIAFLRRRKLPEEERFFVPFGQFAKGIKGSFRGESKTERILSIILIITIILAISTTVYIIVKPKQGEKFTEFYILGSNGTASNYPTNLTTGQNGSMTIGVVNHEYTTQDYLLVVKVNGTILKNQTLTLTNGQEMEIPYTFTAGSTGQKKLEFLLYKLPNNQTDYRSLHLWLNVT from the coding sequence ATGAAACTCTCATCACAGAAAGACCTTTTACTGATTATCATCCTCAGTGCAGCAGTTCTTGTAATGAGCTGGCTCAAGCTGATTAAAGGATATCCATTATCCTTATTACCAACGATTTTAGTCTTACTTCTACCAGGATATGCCATTATTACCTCAATCTGGCCCAGTGATGAGAAAATGGGCTGGACACTCCGTTTAGGTCTGGGCTTTGTTCTGGGACTGATTTTCATCCTGTTTTTACCATTGATTTTCAGCAGTCTCAAGTGGAGTTTCCTCACAGGCTACCTCAATCAAATACTCCTCATCCTGGCCATCGTGTTCTCATTAATTGCCATGGCCCGAAGGAAAGAACCAGCAGATGAGATGGAACCTATTCGCAGAGATGCCCAGCTCACACTGGAGGAATCCATCGAGCGGGCAACTTTAATGCGCCAGAAAGCAGAGCAAGATGCAAATGAATACGAAGATCACTACGAAGGTGATGAGAGATATTATGAGGATGAATATTATGAAGAAGAAACCCCAGAGGGTGAAGAAGACACCCCTGAGGAATACTATTATGAATATGATGAAGGTTTAGAGGACGAAGCCCAAGGGGAATCTGAGGAAGAACCTTCTGAGGAAATTGAAGAAAAAGCTGGAGAGGAAATAGGGGATGAACCTGTAGAAGAATTGGGGGAGGAACCTGAAGAGGAACTGGTGGATGAATCTGGAGAGGAAATTAAGGAAAAACCCGCAGATACCGAACCTCAAAAATATCAGGATCTAAAAAAAGAAAAACCACTCCAGTACGAGAGAATTAAGGATAAATATCCCTTTGATGAAGACAAATACCCTCCAAATGAGGATAAATACATTTCAGAAGACTACGTTTCCGAAGACCATGAATATCCTCCAGAGGAGGAAGATCATCCCTCCCCTGAACAACCTAAAGGTGTTCCCCTGAGGGTAGAAGAAGCAGTTAAAACTTCACCCACTGACTACGAAGCAGAAATGGATAAACCTGTATGGGAAAATGAGGCACCAGAAAAGAAATCTGGTTTTCGAAACTGGGATCTGGTGATGATACTCTTTTTAAGTGGAATTTCACTCCTGTTCCTCTACTTTAATCCTCTGAAAAGTAACACCACTTCTATTATCTTCTTTATTTTACTCCTGTTTATCCTGGGTTACGCTGGGCTAACCATCATCTTCCCTGATAAATCCAGGGCCAGTTCAAGGAATCTCTTAGTAACCACAATGATTATTGCTATCATCCTATTCTTCATGTCTTTCCTGGCATGGAACATGCACCTACTACCATCTATGCCCAAGTTCCTGGTACAGATAATGTTCGTGGCATCGGTGCTACTCTCAGCTGGAGCATTCATCAGAAAATGGCGTACTATACATGACCATGAGATTCCAGCAGAAGAACCTGAAGAGATTTCCCATGAAGAATACTTTGAAGGTCAGGGAGAATCATTTATAGAAGAGGAAGAATCCTTTGAAGAACAGGAGAAAGAACTCAAACCACAGGAAGAAGCAGAAGAACCCCTAGAAATCGAAGAAGTTCCAAAAAGAGATGAAACTCCCCTGAAAGAACCTGCTGAAACTGAAGAGTTAACTCCTTCTGAGGAAGCAAGGAAAGAAACCCTGAGAAAATTACAAACAATAGGCACATCTGTAAAAACAGATAGTGGAATTGTTGCTGAAAGTGGAATTATTTCAGAACGTGAAATTAAAAAAGCACCTCCAACCTTTAAACCCCGTAATTATCATTTGGATATCATTCTGGTGGCGGCCATCACCTTACTCACTGTGGCCTTCGTTCTCATTCCACCACTGAATAAGACCTTCGTCAGGACCATTCTGGGAATTTTACTGGTGTTATTCATCCCAGGATATACATTAATCGCAGCTCTTTTCCCTAAATGGGGTGATCTAGATGGTATTGAAAGGGCGGCTTTGAGTTTCGGTTTGAGTATTGCAGTAACACCCCTCATTGGCCTGGCACTTAATTACACACCCTGGGGAATTCGCCTGGACCCAATACTAATCAGTCTAACCATTTTCACCCTGGCCATGTGTGCCATTGCCTTTTTAAGACGGAGGAAACTACCTGAAGAAGAACGGTTCTTTGTACCCTTCGGCCAGTTTGCAAAGGGTATTAAAGGTTCATTCAGGGGAGAGTCAAAAACAGAGAGGATCCTATCCATTATACTGATTATTACCATCATCCTAGCAATTTCCACCACGGTTTACATCATAGTCAAACCCAAACAGGGGGAAAAATTCACCGAGTTCTACATCTTAGGATCAAATGGTACTGCCAGTAACTATCCCACTAACCTCACCACAGGCCAGAACGGCTCCATGACCATTGGAGTGGTGAATCATGAATACACCACCCAAGATTACTTACTGGTAGTGAAAGTAAATGGCACCATCCTTAAAAATCAGACACTAACTTTAACCAATGGGCAGGAGATGGAGATACCCTACACTTTCACCGCTGGTTCTACCGGTCAAAAGAAACTGGAGTTTTTACTCTACAAGTTACCAAACAACCAGACAGATTATCGCTCACTGCACCTGTGGTTAAACGTGACTTAA
- a CDS encoding ATP-binding protein, translating to MNFSRILLEGKQEGVEFTESMDENAYQTVSAFSNTDGGTLFCGVKNERNIPGFSGNEETIGTKIIDKMGITPTITCFDWEEKTILRIDVKKSPNPISYNGRYYKRIKNKNTRISGDQLQEFFLTGTNWDGMTNDYSINEIDEESLRKFTRKAVRRGRLIADDKAEIQEILKKLNLLVDGRLTNAAIILFGRNPQKYFTNALVRVLRFKDDVNIYDRRVTGNLFQQAEEAEEAIKNSINVKFKIKNKLTREEVWDYPLKAIREALINSIVHRDYFKFQVQTQIKIFDDQIWFFNPGELFGGLTIEKLQTPHPSSTRNPLIAEMFFKAGLVEVHGSGIPQMMKSLENAGLPEPDFKEEFAGFSVYLLKNVYDKEYLKSLGLNRSQIQAVSHIQEHGSLTMSDFLRISPGINERTLRRYLADLVDKKLIIAIGEKKGRRYELS from the coding sequence ATGAATTTTTCCAGAATCTTACTAGAAGGGAAGCAAGAGGGAGTAGAATTTACTGAATCCATGGATGAAAATGCATATCAGACTGTATCTGCTTTTTCAAACACTGATGGCGGGACCCTGTTCTGCGGGGTTAAAAATGAAAGGAATATCCCTGGTTTTTCAGGTAATGAAGAAACCATCGGCACTAAAATAATAGATAAAATGGGAATCACCCCCACCATCACCTGTTTTGACTGGGAAGAAAAAACAATCTTGAGAATTGACGTTAAAAAAAGTCCCAATCCCATTTCATACAATGGCCGTTACTATAAAAGAATCAAAAATAAAAACACCAGAATCTCCGGAGACCAGCTACAGGAGTTCTTTTTAACCGGAACCAACTGGGACGGTATGACCAATGATTACAGTATAAATGAAATTGATGAAGAGTCCCTCCGGAAATTCACCAGAAAGGCAGTAAGAAGAGGCAGGCTCATAGCAGATGATAAGGCAGAAATACAGGAAATACTAAAAAAGCTGAACCTCTTAGTTGACGGCAGACTCACCAATGCCGCCATCATCCTCTTTGGCCGGAACCCCCAGAAGTACTTCACCAACGCCCTGGTCAGGGTGTTAAGATTCAAGGATGATGTGAACATATACGACCGGAGAGTTACCGGTAACCTCTTCCAGCAGGCAGAAGAAGCAGAAGAGGCAATTAAAAACTCCATCAATGTGAAATTCAAAATAAAAAATAAACTAACCCGAGAAGAAGTCTGGGACTACCCCCTTAAAGCTATACGTGAAGCTTTAATTAACTCCATAGTCCACCGGGACTACTTCAAATTCCAGGTCCAGACTCAGATTAAAATATTTGATGACCAGATATGGTTTTTTAACCCGGGAGAACTATTCGGTGGACTGACCATTGAAAAACTCCAGACTCCGCACCCTTCTTCAACCAGGAATCCTTTAATTGCAGAGATGTTCTTCAAGGCAGGTCTGGTGGAGGTTCATGGATCAGGTATACCACAGATGATGAAGTCACTCGAAAATGCCGGGCTCCCTGAACCTGATTTTAAAGAAGAATTTGCCGGTTTCTCGGTTTACCTGTTAAAAAACGTGTATGATAAGGAATATTTGAAAAGTTTAGGCCTCAACCGCAGCCAGATCCAGGCAGTGTCACATATACAGGAACATGGATCCTTAACCATGTCCGATTTCCTGCGTATCTCCCCAGGAATAAATGAACGTACACTCCGGAGGTATTTAGCAGACCTGGTGGATAAAAAACTTATAATAGCCATTGGTGAGAAGAAAGGAAGAAGATATGAACTTTCTTAA
- a CDS encoding SAP domain-containing protein, whose product MKRPEFTKEMTVTEFDSYYWYRKDLIDICKRLGLDNDGSKSELEDRLKDYLKGVETGSKRKKLNKKRLNKNMGEISLDMKIIEGGFRFNNEARTFFKNYFNTSKFSFTREMGLAVRAAEENNDLEMNVQDLIDIYTHKKEVDHTKVQTSIKTCQWNSFYKDFCNDPQNKIFTNKMKVASILWNIIKESREVKKYNHRLVEENQDLINKYLI is encoded by the coding sequence ATGAAAAGACCTGAATTTACCAAAGAAATGACAGTAACTGAATTTGATTCATATTACTGGTACCGTAAAGATTTAATTGATATATGTAAAAGATTGGGTCTGGATAATGATGGTTCTAAAAGTGAACTGGAAGACCGGCTGAAAGATTACTTAAAGGGTGTTGAAACTGGAAGTAAACGCAAAAAATTGAATAAAAAACGATTAAACAAAAATATGGGTGAAATCTCACTGGATATGAAGATTATTGAAGGTGGATTCCGGTTTAACAACGAAGCCCGAACTTTTTTTAAAAATTATTTTAATACCAGTAAATTCTCATTTACCCGTGAAATGGGCCTTGCAGTTAGAGCTGCAGAAGAAAATAATGATCTGGAGATGAATGTTCAGGATTTGATTGATATTTATACCCATAAAAAGGAAGTAGACCATACCAAGGTTCAAACTTCTATAAAGACCTGCCAGTGGAATAGTTTTTATAAAGATTTCTGTAATGATCCCCAGAATAAGATCTTCACAAATAAGATGAAGGTAGCTTCCATTTTATGGAATATAATAAAAGAATCCAGGGAAGTTAAAAAGTACAATCACCGGTTAGTTGAAGAAAATCAGGATTTAATTAACAAGTACTTAATATGA
- a CDS encoding PqqD family protein, with product MKLSGSTVITVNKDYVYCNVDDEMVLLGMEDGIYYGLNPVGAFIWEQITEPKTIDQVRDAILDEYEVEKGECERDLMDLLNELAEKGMIHIKE from the coding sequence ATGAAATTATCAGGTTCTACTGTAATAACAGTGAATAAAGATTATGTTTACTGCAATGTTGATGATGAAATGGTCTTACTGGGAATGGAAGATGGGATCTACTACGGTTTGAACCCTGTGGGTGCCTTCATCTGGGAACAGATAACCGAACCTAAAACCATTGACCAGGTCCGGGATGCAATCCTCGATGAATATGAGGTTGAAAAGGGTGAATGTGAACGGGACCTGATGGATTTACTGAACGAGCTTGCAGAAAAAGGCATGATTCATATTAAAGAATGA
- a CDS encoding lasso peptide isopeptide bond-forming cyclase, with protein MSGITGIFRRDGKDADPADIKKMNDKIAHRGPDDSRVWCEGPVALGHQMLHTTQESLHEILPFEDAESGLVITADARIDNRKDLAPQLGIEDNEYVSDSYFILKAYEKWGEKCPEELLGDFAFAIWDKNKERLFCARDHMGVKSFYYYLSDEVLFFASEIKALLFFPEVPLKLNKLKMAESLCLLFSDKKITFYENILRLSPANTITLSNNHVDICTYWELDLNNEIRLNSDEEYANAFLEIFKDAVNCRLRSAFSMGSLLSGGLDSSSIVCTARELLSENKNQHLKTYSATFNDTPECDEQHYINKVLEKGELSPYFIEADKLSPLSQIDDILWHLDEPHFAVNFYFHWHIHQLAMKNGDRVILEGFDGDTTLSHGERFEIDFFKSLKWFKCIKELYLHTRLTKRNIFKQHILQSLILPFFPEFAGDLLKLVPFFPLRTIGTFNLINENLAKETNIKENVKNQENQYRLARSSKSFHLLKLNSGVQYVLELIDKSAAAASLEARYPFFDRRLVEFCLALPIEQKINNGWSRIILRRAMENILPEEVQWRKDKGKLGSNFRKNFLLFEKQLIEDIIFNQSYLIKDYVNIASIRKIYGKYVSNKGTSVLSLFGVITIALWIKKTFRQNLNHF; from the coding sequence ATGAGTGGAATAACTGGAATCTTCAGGCGAGACGGGAAGGACGCAGATCCTGCTGATATCAAGAAGATGAATGATAAGATCGCCCACCGGGGACCTGATGATTCACGAGTATGGTGTGAAGGACCAGTTGCACTGGGCCACCAGATGCTCCACACAACGCAGGAATCCCTTCATGAAATATTGCCCTTTGAAGACGCCGAATCTGGACTGGTTATCACTGCCGATGCACGAATTGACAACCGTAAAGATCTTGCACCACAGCTGGGAATTGAAGATAATGAATATGTGTCAGACAGTTACTTTATCCTCAAAGCCTATGAGAAATGGGGTGAAAAATGTCCTGAAGAGCTTTTAGGGGATTTTGCTTTTGCTATTTGGGATAAAAACAAGGAAAGGTTGTTTTGTGCCCGGGATCATATGGGTGTTAAATCGTTTTATTATTATCTTTCTGATGAAGTTTTATTTTTTGCAAGTGAAATTAAGGCATTATTATTCTTTCCAGAAGTCCCATTAAAATTAAATAAATTAAAGATGGCAGAATCATTATGTTTATTATTCAGTGATAAGAAAATTACATTTTATGAAAATATTCTCCGTTTATCTCCTGCAAATACCATAACCCTGTCTAATAATCATGTAGATATATGCACGTATTGGGAGCTTGACCTTAATAACGAAATTAGGTTGAATTCGGATGAAGAATATGCTAATGCTTTTTTAGAAATATTTAAAGATGCTGTTAATTGTCGTTTGCGTAGTGCATTTTCTATGGGTTCTTTATTAAGCGGTGGTCTGGATTCATCATCTATTGTCTGTACAGCTAGGGAATTATTGTCTGAAAATAAAAATCAACATTTAAAAACATATTCTGCTACATTTAATGATACACCTGAATGTGATGAACAACACTATATAAATAAAGTTCTTGAAAAAGGTGAATTAAGCCCGTACTTTATAGAAGCAGATAAATTAAGTCCTTTATCGCAGATAGATGATATTTTATGGCATTTGGATGAACCTCACTTCGCTGTAAATTTCTATTTCCATTGGCATATCCATCAATTAGCAATGAAAAATGGTGATAGGGTGATTTTAGAGGGTTTTGATGGTGATACTACCTTATCTCATGGGGAACGATTTGAAATTGATTTTTTTAAATCATTAAAATGGTTTAAATGTATTAAAGAATTATATTTACATACAAGACTTACCAAAAGAAATATTTTTAAACAACATATTCTGCAGTCATTAATTTTGCCTTTTTTCCCTGAATTTGCAGGGGATTTGTTAAAATTAGTACCATTTTTTCCTTTAAGAACGATTGGAACTTTTAATTTAATTAATGAAAATTTAGCTAAAGAAACAAATATAAAGGAAAACGTAAAGAATCAAGAAAATCAATACAGATTAGCTCGATCATCAAAGTCTTTTCATCTTTTAAAACTTAATTCTGGTGTCCAATATGTCTTGGAACTTATTGACAAAAGTGCAGCTGCGGCTTCTTTAGAAGCAAGGTATCCTTTTTTTGATCGAAGATTAGTTGAATTTTGTCTGGCATTACCTATTGAACAGAAAATTAATAATGGTTGGAGTAGGATCATTCTTCGAAGAGCTATGGAGAATATTTTACCTGAGGAAGTACAATGGCGGAAAGATAAGGGAAAATTAGGTTCTAATTTTCGAAAAAATTTCTTATTATTCGAAAAACAACTAATTGAAGATATAATTTTTAATCAAAGTTATTTAATCAAGGATTATGTTAATATAGCTTCAATCCGCAAAATTTATGGTAAATATGTATCAAATAAAGGAACAAGTGTACTTTCACTATTTGGCGTTATAACCATAGCTTTATGGATAAAAAAAACCTTTCGACAAAATTTGAATCATTTTTAA